The Oryzihumus leptocrescens sequence CTCGGCGCCGCACCGGCGCAGGCGTGGCCAGGGGACTCAACCGTCATGACGTACGGCGACGACGGGTGCGACGGCGACCAGCTCGCCACGATCTACGCCCTTGCCCCCAACGGTGAGTGGCTGTCGGGCAACTTCGGTCCGTGGGGTGGCTACGCCCTCACCTTCACGCATGTGCCCGCGCACGGTGAGTCGGTGCGCTTCGACGTCTTCTGCGGCACGACCGGCTACCACTCGACCCAACGCTGGGTGAACCGTCCGAGCGTCGGGACCAGCCTGCACGTGGACCTGTAGCGCGGGCTGCCCGGCGTGCGCTGGGCGGTGCCTCTGTCGCAGGAGTGTCCGGCGCGGCGCGCTGATGGGTACCGTGGTGGGCTCCTGACGGTGATGGAGGCCCCATGGCAGACCCGGCACCCGGCGCCACCACGCGGCGCCGGCGCTACACCACGAGGGCGGTCCTCGTGGCCGTCGCGCTCGCCCTGGTGGCGGTGCCGTTCGCCCTGCTGCTCCTGCTGGTCGAGGACCGGTGGGGGCCGCTGTCCGAGGCCGACCTCGGCGCCCGGGACGGACTGCACCGCTTCGCGCTGACGCAGCCGGCGTTCGTCTGGCTGATGCGCGCGTTCAGCGACTCCGGGTCCGCCCTGGCGTGGCAGCTGGTGATGCTCGCCGTGGTGGTGTGGCTGCTCTGGCGCCGGTTGTGGCGCCTGGCGCTGTTCGTGGTCGTGACCACCGCGGTGTCCTCACTGCTGAACACCGCGGTGAAGGCGATGGTGGACCGGCAGCGCCCCGTCGTGGCGCAGCCGTTCGTCCACGAGCCCGGGGCCAGCTTCCCCAGCGGGCACGCCCAGGCGGCTGTCGTCGGGTACGGCGTGCTGCTGCTGGTGTTCCTGCCGGTCCTCAAGGGGGTCTGGCGCCGGGTCGCGGTGACGGTGGCGTTCGTCATGGTCCTCGGCATCGGCTTCTCCCGCGTGGCCCTGGCCGCCCACTACGTCTCCGACGTGCTGGCCGGCTTCGTCCTGGGCGGCGCCTGGCTGGCGGCGATGGCCGCCCTCTTCAGCGCGTGGCGGGTGCAGCGCGGGCGCCCGGCGGTCCACCCGGAGGAGGGCCTGGCGCCGGAGGACAGCGAGCGCCTCAACCCCGCGGCCAGCGCACCCGGGGCACCGTCCCGGGAGTAGCCGGGAAGAGGGCAGGGAGATGCCCGTCCGGCGGCGGGAGGCGCACGGCATACCGCGTCCGGTGTTGCCGTTAGGATCATCGGCGGATGAGTCGGTCAGACGGCCGCGTCGGTGCCCCTCGGGGCGCCGCCGAGGAACGTCCGGGCTCCACAGGGCAAGGTGGTGGCTAACGGCCACCCGGGGCGACCCGCGGGACAGTGCCACAGAGAGCAGACCGCCTCGGCGAACCACCCGGCTCCGGCCGGGCAGGCGCCGCGGTAAGGGTGAAACGGTGGTGTAAGAGACCACCAGCACGCCAGGTGACTGGCGTGGCTAGGTAAACCCCACCTGGAGCAAGGTCAGACAGGAAGCGTTCGAGGGCGGCCCGCCCGAGCTTCCGGGTAGACCGCTGGAGGTGTCCGGCAACGGGCACCCGAGATGGATGGCCGTCGCCCGCAGTGCCGGTAACGGCCGCGGTGCACAGAACCCGGCGTACCGACCGACTCATCCACCCAACCGCCTCTGACCTGCGACGTTGCCTCCTCTAAGGGGTCGCAGTCCGCAGATAGTCCGCAGAATCTCCGAGGACGAGGTCCACCGCCTCCCTCGTCCGGTCGTCGGAGTCGGGCCAGAGGTGGCTGTATGTGTCCAGGGTCTCGGCGGCGCTGGCGTGACCCAGCCTTGCCTGGTCGGTCTTGACGGACTCGCCGTGCCGGATCAGCAGCGAGGCGCAGTAGTGCCTCAGGTCGTGAAACCTAAGGCCGGCGAGTCCTGCCCTGGTGGTCGCCCGACGCCAGGTCGTGCCGAACGCGGAGCGCCGCAGCGCGGCCGGCCGCCATTGATCTCGATCACCGCAGCCGAACCGATGTTGCTGCCGGAGCAGGTGATGAGCACACGATCCAGGTCGCGGGCCCCGGGCCTGTATCAACCCGTTGGCCAGCGCCCAGGTAGCGAGCCCACGTCGTCGGGCCGATGGGCGGATGCCGTATCCGATGTGGCCGCCCTCTTGCAGGAGCGAGTCGTTTAGCGTGTGCCGCAGGGTGACCGCCCCGAGGTAGGCGGCGCCTTCGACAACCCACCAGTAGTCGGCGTGGACGCGCCCGAGCTCGAGCGGAACCCCCGGGTTGCCCTGCTCGTGCAGATGGGAGACCCACTCCGCGAACGCCTCCCGGCTGTTGACGTCTTGACCGCGGCAGTGGAGATGGACGTGGTAGTGGGCTGAGCCCAGCCAACACCCGTGGCCCGGTGCTGGGTTCTGGCTATCGGCTCGGGAGCGATCGCGGTAGCCCGAACCACGGCAGCACGCTGGCCTCGAAGCGGGTGATGCCGCAGATCCGGCCGCCGGCAAGGGTGAGCACATAGAAGCCGGTCGCGTGCCGGACGCCGTCCGGGCCGCGCAGGTATGCCCCGAACGCGGGCTGCCCGTTGGCTCGGGCCGGCACGAGGTCGAATCTGCGGCCCGCGCCCAACTGGCGAGCGCAGTAGCGGGCTACGAGTTCACGGCCCTCGTATCCAAACGGCTCCGGAGGCATGGCGATGAAGACGTCATCGGTCAGCAAGGCCACCAGCGCGTCGACATCGGCGGATTCCCACGCCCTCGCAAACGTGGCAACGATCGCGTCCTCAGCGGGCGAGCCAGCAGCGGGCGGAGACTCGTGGCCGGCGACCGACCGCTCCCGGCGCTTCAGGCTCGCGCGAGCTCGTTTGAGGGCGCTGTTGACCGATTCGACGGTCACTTCCAGCATGCCGGCTACGTCGCTGGCGTGGAATCCAAGGACGTCACGCAAGATGAGGACGGCCACCTGGCGCCGCGGCAGCAGCTGCAGGGCGGTCACGAAGGCCAGCGAGATCGCTTCGGTCTGCTCGTAGCGGGCTTCCGGGCCGAGCGGCTGGTCGGCGGCACCTTCGAGCAGCGCGTCAGGAAACGGCTGCAGCCAGACGGGCTCGTCG is a genomic window containing:
- a CDS encoding RNA polymerase subunit sigma-70 — its product is MVSADLLSRARAGDGEAFRELAESHRRELQVHCYRMLGSLADAEDAVQETMLAAWRGLSGFAEERASLRTWLYTIATNRCLNARRAASRRPVREWDMSRFESPLPTPRDEPVWLQPFPDALLEGAADQPLGPEARYEQTEAISLAFVTALQLLPRRQVAVLILRDVLGFHASDVAGMLEVTVESVNSALKRARASLKRRERSVAGHESPPAAGSPAEDAIVATFARAWESADVDALVALLTDDVFIAMPPEPFGYEGRELVARYCARQLGAGRRFDLVPARANGQPAFGAYLRGPDGVRHATGFYVLTLAGGRICGITRFEASVLPWFGLPRSLPSR
- a CDS encoding phosphatase PAP2 family protein; protein product: MADPAPGATTRRRRYTTRAVLVAVALALVAVPFALLLLLVEDRWGPLSEADLGARDGLHRFALTQPAFVWLMRAFSDSGSALAWQLVMLAVVVWLLWRRLWRLALFVVVTTAVSSLLNTAVKAMVDRQRPVVAQPFVHEPGASFPSGHAQAAVVGYGVLLLVFLPVLKGVWRRVAVTVAFVMVLGIGFSRVALAAHYVSDVLAGFVLGGAWLAAMAALFSAWRVQRGRPAVHPEEGLAPEDSERLNPAASAPGAPSRE
- a CDS encoding tyrosine-type recombinase/integrase is translated as MCSPLPAAGSAASPASRPACCRGSGYRDRSRADSQNPAPGHGCWLGSAHYHVHLHCRGQDVNSREAFAEWVSHLHEQGNPGVPLELGRVHADYWWVVEGAAYLGAVTLRHTLNDSLLQEGGHIGYGIRPSARRRGLATWALANGLIQARGPRPGSCAHHLLRQQHRFGCGDRDQWRPAALRRSAFGTTWRRATTRAGLAGLRFHDLRHYCASLLIRHGESVKTDQARLGHASAAETLDTYSHLWPDSDDRTREAVDLVLGDSADYLRTATP